In the Styela clava chromosome 8, kaStyClav1.hap1.2, whole genome shotgun sequence genome, one interval contains:
- the LOC144425878 gene encoding transport and Golgi organization 2 homolog, with translation MAANRDEYLSRPTKSADIHPYFPNIICGIDMKSGVEGGTWLGVSKSGKFSALTNVMARSKDPSKLRKGKLVIDYLKDEVDPLDYLKSLQDKTHREFNMLAGKIDSCGKICLGYYSNWDGKSPMLLTDRTNVVAGTALNGNWRKIKHGRKTFDDIIGKSSSMNAGDLTNCLLESLLSDTTSLYPDELLEEQCYGTFSNTVLEKYCSVMISGITLCGTRSQTIVLIDGNNQIHFTEMSLNGYDAADRTAWSKSSYSFTAMITDPDSS, from the coding sequence ATGGCCGCCAATAGAGATGAGTATTTGAGCAGACCAACGAAGTCTGCTGATATTCATCCCTATTTCCCAAATATAATTTGTGGAATTGACATGAAATCTGGTGTCGAAGGAGGGACTTGGCTCGGAGTTTCAAAATCTGGAAAATTTTCTGCGCTGACGAATGTGATGGCCCGATCCAAAGATCCTTCCAAACTACGAAAAGGAAAGTTAGTTATTGACTATTTGAAAGATGAAGTTGATCCTCTGGATTATTTAAAGTCATTGCAAGATAAGACACATAGAGAATTCAACATGCTTGCAGGGAAAATCGATTCATGTGGGAAAATCTGTCTTGGGTACTATAGTAACTGGGATGGCAAGAGTCCAATGTTATTGACAGATAGAACCAATGTAGTAGCAGGCACAGCCCTGAATGGAAATTGGAGGAAAATTAAACACGGACGAAAAACTTTTGATGACATTATCGGGAAAAGTTCTTCTATGAATGCGGGTGATTTAACCAATTGCTTGTTGGAATCCTTATTATCTGATACAACCTCATTATATCCCGATGAACTTTTGGAAGAACAATGTTACGGAACTTTCAGTAATACAGTACTAGAAAAATATTGCTCTGTGATGATCAGTGGAATAACATTGTGTGGTACTAGGTCACAAACTATCGTTTTAATTGATGGAAACAATCAAATACATTTTACAGAAATGTCGCTAAATGGATATGATGCTGCAGATAGGACCGCCTGGTCGAAAAGTTCTTATTCATTCACTGCGATGATAACTGACCCTGACTCAAGTTAA
- the LOC120346062 gene encoding uncharacterized protein LOC120346062, producing the protein MAYECPIVRFHPNAGIENMAIGSQQQDEPVQDPIYENSLPRVIQMEGNIETGTVAVAESKEIKSSGKRSNIGKTVGFLILMSLLFVCLICITIFLVQATTKLEDSNEEIMILQNITSEQKKEMNSSKQLLDRIQSQAMNNIQRLSQRYETIAKNLADLDDKRVNCQKNLIGLIKNSGEQVAKNISFMQQTIECNKVNTGLVGRINKMEEMIRKMNRTVSDPHRQLKLQGLCPVQYLGHCFWSVVHSSKDINVDEAKRICGVNNGLPANVYNEQHLNDLMADIRRKISADTFIWTGMQVDISTNAVLMRDGTRASYVKWWTGGFPNAGESGLYIHVQTDPSSSRQGMGNDPPTSKFHGVICEK; encoded by the exons ATGGCTTACGAATGTCCGATAGTCAGATTTCATCCAAATGCTGGGATTGAAAATATGGCGATTGGGTCTCAACAACAAGACGAACCAGTCCAAGATCCTATTTACGAAAACTCCCTCCCTCGTGTTATACAAATGGAAGGAAATATTGAAACAG GTACAGTTGCCGTTGCCGAGAGTAAGGAAATTAAATCAAGTGGAAAAAGATCGAATATTGGGAAAACCGTGGGATTCTTGATTCTTATGTCGCTGTTATTTGTTTGTCTTATATGCATCACTATCTTCTTGGTTCAG GCGACAACTAAACTTGAAGATTCAAACGAAG AAATCATGATCTTGCAAAACATCACCAGCGAACAAAAGAAGGAAATGAATTCCTCAAAGCAACTACTCGATCGCATTCAAAGTCAGGCCATGAATAACATTCAACGATTGTCTCAAAGATACGAAACGATTGCAAAGAATTTAGCAGATTTAGATGATAAACGAG TAAATTGTCAGAAAAACTTGATCGGCTTGATTAAGAATTCCGGAGAACAAGTTGCGAAGAACATATCCTTCATGCAACAAACGATCG AATGCAATAAAGTGAACACGGGATTGGTtggaagaataaataaaatggaaGAAATGATTCGAAAAATGAATAGAACTGTTTCCGATCCTCACAGGCAGCTGAAGTTACAAG GACTTTGTCCCGTACAATATCTAGGTCATTGCTTCTGGTCAGTAGTGCATTCATCTAAGGATATCAATGTGGATGAAGCGAAAAGAATTTGTGGAGTAAACAATGGGCTTCCTGCAAATGTTTATAACGAGCAACATCTGAACGACCTGATGGCTGATATTCGCAGAAAAATATCGGCAGATACGTTTATTTGGACAGGCATGCAAGTCGATATATCA ACGAATGCAGTACTCATGCGAGACGGAACAAGGGCGTCGTATGTCAAGTGGTGGACTGGTGGATTTCCGAACGCAGGAGAATCAGGTTTGTATATCCACGTTCAAACTGACCCATCATCCAGCAGACAAGGAATGGGAAACGATCCACCTACAAGCAAATTTCACGGCGTCATTTGTGAAAAATAG